In a single window of the Cucurbita pepo subsp. pepo cultivar mu-cu-16 chromosome LG18, ASM280686v2, whole genome shotgun sequence genome:
- the LOC111780692 gene encoding pentatricopeptide repeat-containing protein At1g18485, whose amino-acid sequence MAVVAPPFSCRYRAPTSIRKLTPTSIFKNSIISTSSPKSSFSVSAQTHQAQSIKLVSELSLLEEICELCEAGDLNGAFDFLQRGWKNNGGYDLVQRKEAMGVLLQKCGQFKDVEIGRELDEMLRVSSQFSGDFVLNTRLITMYSMCGYPSDARLVFDRLQNRNLFQWNALVSGYVRNELYDEAIHTFIELISVTGFQPDNFTLPCLIKACTGKCDVRLGQSFHGMAVKMGLIMDLFVGNAMISLYGKCGLVDDAIKVFDKMPERNLISWNSFICGFSENELWLEAFGAFRRLLESGDGLIPDVATIVTLLPVCSGEGDVDMGMVIHGTALKLGLVRELMVCNALVDMYSKCGYLSQAALLFHKIENKNVVSWNSMVGAYSREGFVNETFELLRKIWMEEEMIKVNEVTILNLLPACLEETELLSLRELHGYSLRHWFQYDESINNAFIAAYAKCGSLSSAEHVFSGMNTKSVSSWNAIIGGYAHNGDPRKAFDFYFRMRRSGFILDDFSISTLLLACARLRHLQYGKEIHGFVLRNGLEMDSFVAVSLLSLYIHCSKPFYARTFFERIEVKNSVCWNAMLSGYSQNELPNEAISLFRQMLSEGLKPNEIGMASVLGACSELSALSLGREVHCFVLKNRFIEDNFVACSLMDMYAKSSCLGRSQRIFNGLKEKEAASWNVMITGFGVHGQGNKALELFEEMQRLNKQPDRFTFLGVLQACCHAGLVSEGLYYLAQMQSLYKLKPELEHYACVIDMLGRAGRLNEALNLINEMPEEPDAKIWSSLLSSSRTYGDLAMGEKAAEKLLALEVNKADSYVLLSNLYATAGKWDLVRMVRQKMKDLNLQKAAGCSWIELGGKTYSFIAGNDLSIVNSNEIRKMWNRLEKQIMEIGYTPDSSCVLHELEEEEKIKILKGHSEKLAISFGFLNTKEGTTLRICKNLRICRDCHNAAKFISKAAKREIIIRDNKRFHHFKNGICSCGDYW is encoded by the coding sequence ATGGCTGTGGTGGCGCCGCCATTCTCCTGCCGTTACCGCGCTCCAACATCCATACGTAAACTAACTCCCacatcaatttttaaaaactccaTTATTTCAACTTCATCTCCAAAATCATCCTTTTCTGTCTCTGCTCAAACCCATCAAGCTCAATCCATCAAGCTGGTTTCTGAACTCTCACTTCTTGAAGAGATTTGCGAGCTCTGTGAAGCGGGTGATCTCAATGGagcttttgattttcttcagaGAGGATGGAAGAACAATGGTGGCTATGATTTGGTGCAGAGAAAAGAAGCCATGGGTGTGTTGTTGCAGAAATGTGGGCAGTTTAAAGACGTTGAAATTGGCCGCGAACTTGATGAAATGTTGCGCGTCTCCTCTCAGTTCAGCGGCGACTTTGTTCTCAATACCCGTCTCATTACTATGTACTCCATGTGTGGATATCCTTCGGATGCTCGATTGGTTTTTGATCGTTTGCAGAACAGGAATTTGTTTCAGTGGAATGCACTTGTTAGTGGGTATGTTAGAAATGAACTGTACGACGAGGCGATTCACACTTTCATTGAGTTGATATCGGTAACTGGGTTTCAACCTGATAACTTTACACTGCCTTGCTTGATTAAGGCCTGTACAGGGAAGTGTGATGTTCGTTTGGGGCAATCGTTTCATGGGATGGCGGTGAAAATGGGATTGATCATGGATTTGTTTGTGGGTAATGCGATGATTTCGCTGTATGGAAAATGTGGCCTCGTAGACGATGCCATCAAGGTGTTTGACAAAATGCCTGAACGAAACTTGATATCATGGAATTCGTTTATTTGTGGGTTTTCTGAGAATGAATTATGGCTGGAAGCTTTTGGTGCGTTTAGGAGGCTTTTGGAGAGTGGCGATGGCTTGATTCCGGATGTTGCTACAATAGTAACTTTGTTGCCTGTGTGTTCAGGAGAAGGAGATGTAGATATGGGAATGGTAATTCATGGGACGGCACTGAAACTGGGGCTTGTTCGTGAACTAATGGTATGCAATGCTTTGGTTGACATGTATTCAAAATGCGGTTATTTATCACAAGCAGCACTTTTATTTCATAAGATTGAGAACAAAAATGTAGTTTCTTGGAATTCCATGGTTGGTGCATATTCTAGGGAAGGATTCGTTAATGAAACATTTGAACTGTTGAGAAAGATATggatggaagaagaaatgatcAAAGTAAACGAGGTCaccattttgaatttgttaccTGCTTGTTTGGAAGAAACTGAACTGTTGAGTTTGAGGGAACTTCATGGATATTCACTCAGACATTGGTTTCAATACGACGAATCGATAAATAACGCGTTCATAGCCGCCTATGCCAAGTGTGGATCATTGAGTTCTGCTGAGCATGTCTTCTCTGGTATGAATACTAAGTCAGTTAGCTCTTGGAATGCAATCATAGGTGGATATGCCCACAATGGTGATCCACGGAAGGCTTTCGATTTTTATTTTCGGATGAGACGTTCGGGCTTCATTCTTGACGATTTTAGCATCAGTACCCTACTATTGGCTTGTGCCCGTTTGAGACATCTACAATATGGTAAAGAGATACATGGATTTGTTCTAAGGAATGGATTAGAGATGGATTCATTTGTAGCTGTCTCATTACTATCACTTTATATCCATTGTTCTAAACCATTCTATGCCAGAACTTTCTTTGAGAGGATCGAAGTTAAAAACTCAGTGTGTTGGAATGCAATGCTTTCTGGCTATTCTCAAAACGAACTTCCAAACGAAGCAATCTCTCTCTTTCGTCAAATGCTTTCTGAAGGACTCAAACCGAACGAGATAGGCATGGCGAGTGTCCTTGGGGCTTGTTCTGAGCTATCAGCCCTGAGTCTAGGAAGAGAAGTTCATTGCTTTGTCTTGAAAAACCGTTTTATAGAAGACAATTTTGTTGCTTGTTCGCTCATGGACATGTATGCCAAAAGCAGCTGTTTGGGACGATCTCAACGAATATTTAACGGgttaaaagagaaagaagcagCTTCATGGAACGTGATGATCACAGGATTTGGTGTTCATGGACAAGGTAACAAGGCCTTGGAGCTGTTTGAGGAGATGCAAAGATTAAATAAGCAGCCTGATAGGTTCACATTTCTAGGAGTTCTCCAGGCATGTTGTCATGCTGGATTGGTATCAGAGGGGCTATATTATCTTGCTCAAATGCAGAGTTTGTACAAACTAAAACCGGAACTTGAACACTATGCTTGTGTGATCGACATGCTCGGTAGAGCAGGTCGACTAAACGAAGCTTTAAACCTCATAAATGAGATGCCTGAAGAACCAGATGCTAAAATCTGGAGCTCATTGCTCAGTTCTAGTAGAACTTACGGTGATCTAGCAATGGGAGAAAAAGCTGCTGAGAAGTTGCTTGCACTGGAAGTAAACAAAGCTGACAGCTACGTTTTGCTCTCTAACTTGTATGCAACAGCAGGAAAATGGGATCTTGTGCGAATGGTGCGACAGAAAATGAAGGATCTCAACCTTCAGAAAGCGGCTGGCTGCAGTTGGATTGAACTTGGAGGTAAAACCTATAGTTTTATAGCGGGTAACGACTTGTCGATTGTCAATTCAAACGAGATTCGAAAGATGTGGAATAGACTGGAGAAACAGATTATGGAAATTGGCTACACACCTGATTCTAGTTGTGTTCTTCATGAAttggaagaggaggaaaagATTAAGATATTGAAGGGGCATAGTGAGAAGCTAGCAATTTCTTTTGGCTTCTTAAACACGAAAGAAGGCACTACGTTAAGAATCTGCAAGAATCTAAGAATTTGTAGAGACTGTCACAATGCAGCCAAGTTCATAAGCAAAGCCGCCAAAAGGGAGATCATTATTAGAGATAATAAGCGTTTTCATCACTTCAAAAATGGGATTTGTTCATGTGGAGATTATTGGtag